The Ornithodoros turicata isolate Travis chromosome 7, ASM3712646v1, whole genome shotgun sequence genome includes a region encoding these proteins:
- the LOC135400572 gene encoding uncharacterized protein LOC135400572 gives MPREGQLDRLKRTRAGIRGMVTRTIAHLEECLARPDIPKASVEVDMDYLVARKAALCNLDQQILELIDDDAGFDEENNAVLEQEKRIEAAISQAKRALREQLHTTGDPPSQPSRTASLPKLQIPKFGGKLQDWQRFWEHYDATIHGNASLAPVEKFKYLLSFLTDDAKRAIDGIGLSGDNYATAILTLKQRFGCTDLLSAEHLDKLLALHSVNSCSDVAQLRHLYDEASRHTKALESLGIPRSSYDVVLYRVLTRCIPIDLFVQFQHSRKADAASGGNSGGGAPSADGPRTFSKAEQVTALLTFLRVQVESREEAAFHRPRHVQKDNTEGTLQPVAASLAAEPHPATAAAPSPVQATPASMDSTVILLQSAAVDASGPGGKARVQILLDNGSQRTFIREDLAMSLQCATIDVEDLAIYAFGSTQSARHRCSKVTVNITGRDATFELALTIPEICKSLSPSLDPHLTRMLLELDLQPASTSGVSRSVDILVGADNYWRLVTGRILRMTEDLTAVETVFGWVIQGSTAVHTRLHQSTCALLLTCGDPESECNAEDLWKLDTLGITSPEPTASHVCSTDFQVFEAGIAKSKERYEIPLMTKKPGLLACFWVYLASQLPPGANNKATAVHRLGAQL, from the exons ATGCCCCGCGAGGGTCAACTAGATCGCCTCAAGAGGACTCGAGCTGGGATCCGTGGGATGGTCACCCGCACCATCGCGCATCTAGAAGAATGCCTCGCGCGCCCCGATATTCCAAAGGCCAGCGTTGAGGTAGACATGGACTACCTGGTTGCACGGAAGGCCGCGTTGTGCAACCTCGATCAGCAGATTCTCGAACTCATCGACGACGATGCTGGGTTCGATGAGGAGAACAACGCTGTGTTGGAGCAGGAAAAGCGGATCGAAGCAGCCATCAGTCAAGCGAAGCGGGCCCTCCGCGAACAGTTGCACACGACTGGGGATCCGCCGTCTCAACCAAGTCGCACCGCATCGCTGCCGAAGCTGCAGATCCCGAAATTCGGAGGAAAACTGCAAGATTGGCAAAGATTTTGGGAACACTACGACGCTACGATTCACGGAAATGCTTCCCTAGCCCCAGTAGAGAAGTTTAAATATCTACTATCTTTTCTTACGGACGACGCCAAACGAGCAATTGACGGCATCGGTCTCAGCGGGGACAATTACGCTACCGCAATACTGACTCTCAAACAACGATTCGGGTGCACAGATCTACTCTCAGCAGAACATCTAGACAAGCTACTGGCCCTCCATTCGGTGAACAGCTGTAGTGACGTAGCCCAGCTGCGTCATCTGTACGACGAGGCGTCACGGCATACAAAGGCTTTGGAATCGCTTGGCATACCCCGATCGAGTTACGATGTCgttctatacagggtgcttaCGCGCTGCATTCCTATCGACCTCTTCGTCCAGTTTCAGCACAGCAGGAAAGCGGACGCTGCATCTGGCGGGAACAGTGGCGGCGGGGCTCCCTCCGCTGACGGCCCAAGGACTTTCTCGAAAGCGGAACAGGTGACCGCTCTTCTTACCTTTCTGCGGGTGCAAGTCGAAAGTAGGGAAGAAGCGGCCTTTCACCGTCCCCGGCACGTTCAGAAGGACAATACGGAAGGCACCCTGCAA CCCGTGGCAGCGTCTCTAGCCGCTGAACCCCATCCGGCAACGGCCGCAGCGCCGTCTCCAGTGCAAGCAACACCAGCTTCTATGGACAGTACCGTCATACTGCTTCAAAGTGCTGCGGTGGATGCCTCTGGCCCCGGAGGCAAGGCAAGAGTCCAGATCCTGCTTGATAACGGAAGCCAACGGACCTTTATCAGAGAGGACCTCGCTATGAGCCTACAATGTGCGACAATCGACGTTGAGGACTTGGCCATCTACGCGTTTGGATCAACGCAATCTGCCCGCCACAGATGCAGTAAGGTCACTGTAAACATTACAGGCCGTGACGCCACCTTCGAGTTAGCTCTAACGATTCCCGAGATATGCAAGTCCCTGAGCCCTTCGCTGGATCCGCATTTAACACGCATGCTACTTGAGCTTGACTTGCAACCTGCGTCAACATCAGGCGTTTCCCGAAGTGTTGACATCCTGGTCGGAGCAGACAACTACTGGCGTCTTGTAACGGGACGAATTCTGAGGATGACGGAGGATCTCACTGCCGTTGAAACGGTGTTTGGTTGGGTTATACAGGGCTCAACGGCCGTGCATACCCGGCTCCACCAATCGACATGTGCCCTACTTCTCACTTGCGGAGACCCAGAATCTGAGTGTAATGCCGAAGACTTGTGGAAACTTGACACGCTCGGAATCACAAGTCCCGAACCCACAGCCAGCCACGTGTGCAGCACGGACTTCCAGGTCTTCGAGGCTGGCATAGCAAAGTCGAAAGAGCGGTATGAGATTCCCTTGATGACTAAGAAGCCTGGGCTTCTTGCCTGCTTCTgggtctatcttgcctcacagCTTCCACCGGGTGCCAACAACAAAGCCACGGCAGTGCATAGGCTCGGAGCCCAGCTCTGA